One genomic region from Argentina anserina chromosome 2, drPotAnse1.1, whole genome shotgun sequence encodes:
- the LOC126782322 gene encoding amino acid permease 3-like produces the protein MGDNTASRDHIHSNPAFDVAVMEGGSKLFNDDGRPRTGNVVTATAHIITAVIGSGVLSLAWAIAQLGWVVGPIVMVMFSVVTYYTSCLLVACYRDPVSGKRNTTYSAAVRNHLGGFKYKVLGIVQRVNLFGTTIGYTITACISMVAIRRNSCLHKHGAAAPCLVNSNPYMIAFGITEIILSQIPNFHELSWLSTIAAIMSFTYSGIGLALGIVRVAQTGTIKGTLSGVSIGLHVTQAEKVWRIFQALGDIAFAYSFAIVLIEIEDTVRCPPAEAKTMKKASTISLSVTSVFYILCGCFGYASFGDLAPGNLLTDKGFLNPSWLIDVANAAIVIHLIGAYQVFAQPLYAFVEKKAAQLFPHSHFITKEIDIPIPGFSYYKLNLFRLVWRTLYVILTTLLSMIFPFFNGVVGFLGALGYWPMSIYFPVEMYIAQKKIPKWSTRWLCLQILSLSVLVIALLAAVGSVAGVVESLKDYKPFRTST, from the exons ATGGGAGATAACACTGCTTCAAGGGACCATATTCATTCCAACCCAGCTTTTGATGTTGCTGTTATGGAAGGAGGCTCCAAGCTCTTTAATGATGATGGTCGTCCCAGGACTG GAAATGTTGTGACTGCAACTGCTCACATAATCACTGCTGTGATTGGTTCTGGGGTGTTGTCATTGGCTTGGGCAATTGCTCAGCTTGGCTGGGTTGTTGGTCCTATTGTGATGGTCATGTTTTCTGTAGTGACCTACTACACTTCATGTCTTCTCGTTGCTTGTTATCGTGACCCCGTCTCTGGCAAAAGAAACACTACTTACTCTGCTGCTGTTCGAAACCACCTTG GTGGATTTAAGTACAAAGTTCTTGGAATTGTTCAGCGCGTGAACCTTTTCGGAACTACCATTGGCTACACCATCACAGCATGTATAAGCATGGT TGCAATACGAAGGAATTCCTGCTTGCATAAGCATGGTGCAGCTGCACCATGCCTGGTAAACAGCAACCCCTACATGATTGCTTTTGGCATCACTGAAATTATATTATCTCAAATTCCAAATTTTCACGAGTTGTCGTGGCTATCTACTATTGCTGCAATCATGTCATTTACATACTCAGGGATTGGACTTGCCCTTGGAATCGTTAGAGTTGCAC AAACTGGAACAATCAAGGGAACTCTTTCAGGAGTAAGCATTGGACTTCATGTGACTCAGGCCGAAAAAGTATGGAGGATCTTCCAGGCACTTGGTGATATAGCTTTTGCTTACTCATTTGCTATCGTCCTCATTGAAATTGAG GACACGGTCAGATGTCCTCCAGCAGAAGCCAAGACAATGAAGAAAGCTAGTACAATTAGTTTATCAGTGACATCCGTTTTCTACATTTTGTGTGGTTGCTTTGGTTATGCTAGTTTCGGAGATTTAGCCCCTGGAAACCTCCTCACCGATAAAGGCTTCCTTAACCCGAGTTGGCTTATTGACGTCGCCAATGCTGCCATAGTTATCCATCTTATTGGAGCATACCAAGTTTTCGCACAGCCCCTTTACGCATTCGTTGAGAAAAAAGCAGCACAGCTTTTCCCACATAGTCATTTCATCACCAAAGAAATCGACATCCCTATCCCTGGTTTCAGTTACTACAAGCTTAACCTCTTCAGACTGGTCTGGAGGACACTTTATGTGATTTTAACGACTTTGTTATCCATGATCTTCCCGTTCTTCAATGGCGTGGTTGGATTTCTCGGCGCTTTGGGGTACTGGCCTATGTCAATATACTTCCCTGTGGAGATGTACATTGCGCAAAAGAAGATACCAAAGTGGAGCACAAGATGGCTTTGCCTTCAAATTCTAAGTCTTTCTGTGCTGGTTATAGCTTTACTAGCTGCTGTTGGCTCGGTTGCTGGTGTGGTTGAGAGTCTCAAAGATTACAAGCCATTCAGGACCAGCACTTGa
- the LOC126782319 gene encoding amino acid permease 3-like, which yields MTMGDNKNQILQHNQVFDVSLNMPPQGGSKCFDDDGRLKRTGTVWTASAHIITAVIGSGVLSLAWAIAQLGWVAGPAVMFLFSLVTYYTSTLLSACYRSGDSDTGKRNYTYMDAVQSNLGGFKVKICGYVQYLNLFGVAIGYTIASSISMMAIKRSNCFHKTGGKDPCLVNSNPYMIAFGIAEIIFSQIPDFDQLWWLSIVAAVMSFTYSTIGLGLGIAKVAETGTIMGSMTGISVGTVSETEKMWRSFQALGDIAFAYSYSLILIEIQDTVRSPPSEAKTMKKATIISVAVTTLFYMLCGCMGYAAFGDLSPGNLLTGFGFYNPYWLLDIANVAIVVHLVGAYQVYCQPLFAFVEKAAARKYPDSEFISREIKVPIPGVGHCNLNLFRLVWRTAFVIVTTVISMLLPFFNDVVGLLGALGFWPLTVYFPVEMYIVQKRIPRWSTRWLCLQILSVACLIITIAAAAGSIAGVISDLKTYKPFKS from the exons ATGACG ATGGGTGATAACAAGAACCAGATTCTGCAACACAACCAAGTGTTTGACGTCTCACTCAATATGCCGCCGCAGGGAGGCTCCAAGTGctttgatgatgatggccGTCTCAAAAGAACTG GAACTGTTTGGACTGCAAGTGCTCACATTATTACTGCTGTAATTGGGTCTGGTGTTCTATCCTTGGCTTGGGCAATAGCTCAGCTTGGATGGGTGGCCGGCCCTGCTGTCATGTTCTTGTTCTCTTTGGTGACTTACTACACTTCAACTCTGCTCTCTGCTTGCTACCGCTCCGGCGACTCCGACACGGGAAAAAGAAACTACACTTACATGGATGCTGTTCAATCCAACCTTG GTGGATTTAAGGTTAAGATTTGTGGATATGTTCAGTACTTGAACCTTTTTGGAGTTGCCATTGGATACACTATAGCATCATCCATTAGCATGAT GGCAATCAAGAGGTCTAACTGCTTCCACAAAACTGGTGGAAAAGATCCATGCCTTGTCAACAGCAACCCCTACATGATTGCATTTGGCATAGCAGAAATCATTTTCTCACAGATTCCAGACTTCGATCAGCTGTGGTGGCTTTCCATTGTTGCGGCAGTCATGTCCTTCACTTACTCAACAATTGGACTTGGCCTTGGAATTGCTAAAGTTGCAG AAACTGGAACAATCATGGGAAGTATGACTGGAATAAGCGTTGGAACTGTGTCTGAAACCGAAAAGATGTGGAGGAGCTTCCAAGCTCTTGGCGACATAGCTTTTGCCTACTCTTACTCTCTCATTTTGATTGAAATTCAG GACACAGTTAGATCTCCACCATCTGAAGCCAAGACAATGAAGAAGGCCACTATAATTAGTGTTGCAGTGACAACCCTTTTCTACATGCTATGTGGTTGCATGGGCTATGCTGCTTTCGGTGATTTGTCCCCTGGAAACTTGCTCACCGGCTTTGGCTTCTATAACCCATACTGGCTCTTAGACATTGCCAATGTTGCTATAGTAGTCCACCTTGTTGGTGCATACCAAGTCTACTGCCAACCTTTATTTGCTTTTGTTGAGAAAGCAGCAGCAAGAAAGTACCCCGATAGCGAATTTATCTCAAGAGAAATCAAAGTCCCAATTCCTGGTGTTGGCCATTGCAACCTTAACCTCTTCAGATTGGTGTGGAGGACTGCCTTTGTGATTGTTACCACTGTAATCTCTATGCTACTCCCATTCTTTAACGATGTGGTTGGACTTCTTGGAGCTTTAGGATTCTGGCCATTAACTGTTTACTTCCCAGTTGAGATGTACATTGTGCAGAAGAGGATACCAAGGTGGAGCACAAGATGGCTTTGCCTCCAAATCCTAAGTGTTGCTTGCCTCATAATAACCAtagctgctgctgctggcTCAATTGCTGGGGTGATTTCTGACCTCAAGACCTATAAGCCCTTCAAGAGTTAG
- the LOC126782314 gene encoding auxilin-related protein 2, which produces MDEFGVLTERFGLKPQGKSAPMAASRRPPPTSTNPQTTSSSDSNSYASFLDDQNGFFSQSSSSGSGGFNAFDDFLTGATKVSDFDLNSVFSASGSNTAPFGDGFDVFGSSGGEVKSNAREDDFFGSFAAAPKQSAAQGNDLLGDLGGVRRRLQSMNTGNSSGNRKGAAARNVAVSDDLLPGFGVSTASKESRTPQSTVKSTTAHFSSTMDDPFRVFESVSSSTAADSLDYLSGLEQFGKMSNSGGAKQGGSSNSSTNLRAPPKAAQVSKERSPGVSSIDDLENFASARVPSSAPRVISRNEGVKSSATRNGKPSGYDLDFMFSPGFRSSSVPKSRVKNADPLFDAPTDNRGGPTPQKTSSRTSGSMKKSPSASGIFDDLFSLDGASPMGAEFEEVEGESEERRKARLGRYQRTKERALQAVADMNQRDMRTQQEQEERRRIAEIMDAKIKGWAAGKEGNMRALLSSLQSVLWPDCGWEPVSLTDLITSGSVKKVYRKATLCVHPDKVQQKGASLQQKYTAEKVFDILKEAWTKFNKEELS; this is translated from the exons ATGGACGAATTCGGCGTTCTCACGGAGAGGTTCGGCCTCAAACCCCAAGGCAAATCGGCTCCGATGGCCGCCTCCAGAAGACCACCCCCCACCTCCACCAACCCCCAAACGACGTCCTCCTCCGATTCCAATTCCTACGCTTCATTTCTCGACGACCAAAACGGCTTCTTTTCccaatcctcctcctccggcTCCGGCGGATTCAACGCCTTCGACGACTTCCTCACCGGAGCCACTAAAGTCTCCgactttgatttgaattccGTGTTTTCGGCCTCGGGTTCCAATACGGCGCCGTTTGGCGACGGCTTTGATGTGTTTGGGAGCTCCGGCGGGGAGGTGAAGAGTAATGCGAGGGAAGATGACTTTTTCGGGTCGTTTGCGGCGGCGCCGAAACAGAGTGCTGCTCAGGGTAATGATCTGCTGGGTGATTTGGGAGGAGTGAGGAGGAGATTGCAGAGTATGAACACTGGTAATAGCAGTGGGAATAGGAAGGGTGCGGCGGCGAGGAATGTAGCTGTTTCTGATGATTTGTTACCTGGGTTTGGTGTTAGCACTGCTTCCAA GGAAAGTCGTACACCGCAATCAACTGTTAAATCCACTACAGCACACTTCAGTTCAACTATGGACGATCCCTTTCGGGTCTTTGAATCAGTTTCAAGTTCAACGGCGGCAGATTCCTTAGATTATCTTTCGGGACTGGAACAGTTTGGTAAGATGAGTAATTCTGGAGGTGCAAAACAGGGTGGTTCGTCAAATAGTTCTACAAATTTGAGAGCACCCCCAAAAGCAGCACAAGTTTCAAAGG AAAGGAGTCCTGGTGTTTCTtctatagatgatcttgagaattttgccAGTGCTAGGGTGCCAAGTAGCGCTCCCAGAGTTATTTCTCGTAACGAAGGGGTAAAATCTTCAGCCACCAGAAATGGTAAACCAAGTGGATATGATCTAGATTTCATGTTCAGCCCCGGTTTTCGATCCAGTAGTGTACCAAAGTCAAGGGTTAAAAATGCG GACCCATTGTTTGATGCACCGACGGACAATAGAGGAGGGCCTACGCCCCAGAAGACTTCTTCTAGGACCTCAGGTAGCATGAAGAAGTCCCCTTCTGCAAGTGGTATTTTTGATGACCTCTTTTCGCTGGATGGAG CTTCCCCAATGGGTGCAGAATTTGAGGAAGTTGAAGGTGAAAGTGAAGAAAGACGAAAAGCTAGATTGGGACGATACCAGAGAACAAAGGAGCGCGCG TTGCAAGCAGTGGCAGATATGAATCAACGTGATATGCGTACTCAGCAGGAGCAGGAAGAGAGGCGT AGAATCGCCGAGATTATGGATGCTAAAATAAAAGGATGGGCTGCAGGGAAAGAAGGGAATATGCGTGCATTGTTGTCTTCATTACAATCT GTTCTTTGGCCTGATTGTGGATGGGAGCCAGTTTCACTCACAGATTTGATCACTTCTGGTTCAGTTAAAAAAGTTTATAGAAAGGCCACATTGTGTGTTCATCCAGATAAGGTTCAACAGAAAGGAGCTAGTCTTCAACAAAAATATACTGCAGAGAAGGTTTTTGATATTCTTAAG GAAGCTTGGACCAAGTTCAACAAGGAGGAACTTTCATAG
- the LOC126782312 gene encoding probable receptor-like protein kinase At1g11050, giving the protein MCGTTKTFTFCFIFFISITLNTVAAASSSCPIDLSYVETFPWDTSLCLTPNATHCCQTLLSLFGVGLSHHLNQTSTFQLPNSTVSAACLSDFQTKLSSFFLVPTLVSSCFQNATQFVASSSSCAGILTVDDWKEKVGPISAIDTSCKGDLQGLTRCSSCLDAGMDVNNRLSALGPNNTKCFYFAVLYAAGIVNEFGPEDPRTAACILGLPLSSSANKKSDGQVSKKTLLKWVFGVLGAIIGILLAVGVIVMYRRHDRKGKQNARHEEYVSGFRASLLPNSGAKWFGIAELEKATDGFAQKNMIGQGGYGVVYRGSLADGTLVAVKQILDMEALDSKGDEEFSNEVEIIGKIRHRNLLSLRGCCVTSDDFRGKRRFLVYDLMSNGNLSDYLSNSKRRLSWPQRKSIILDVAKGLAYLHNGIKPPIYHRDIKGTNILLDSEMKAKVADFGLAKQSSAGQTHLTTRVAGTYGYLAPEYALYGQLTEKSDVYSFGIVILEIMSGKKVLDTSNSSTNMNSVVLITDWAWMHAKAGSVEEVFDETLREEGPKSVMERFVNVGILCAHVMVAFRPTISEALRMLEGDIDIPKLPDRPMPLGNESYRSSFGFSSILESERSRPSFSSSIITSSPQHRLK; this is encoded by the coding sequence ATGTGCGGCACCACCAAAACCTTCACATTctgcttcatcttcttcatctccatcaCTCTCAACACAGTTGCAGCTGCTTCATCATCATGCCCCATTGATCTGAGCTACGTCGAAACCTTCCCATGGGACACCTCCCTCTGCCTCACCCCAAACGCCACACACTGCTGCCAGACCCTCCTCAGCCTCTTCGGCGTCGGCCTCTCCCACCACCTCAACCAAACCTCCACCTTCCAGCTCCCCAACTCCACCGTCTCCGCCGCCTGCCTCTCCGATTTCCAAACCAAGCTCTCATCTTTTTTCCTCGTCCCCACCTTAGTCTCCTCGTGCTTCCAGAACGCCACCCAGTTCGTCGCCAGCTCTTCCAGCTGCGCCGGCATCCTCACCGTCGACGACTGGAAGGAGAAAGTAGGACCCATCAGCGCTATAGACACGTCATGCAAGGGAGACTTACAGGGGCTCACCAGGTGTAGCTCTTGCCTTGATGCAGGGATGGATGTGAATAACCGGTTAAGTGCGTTGGGTCCAAACAACACCAAGTGCTTCTACTTTGCTGTGTTGTATGCTGCTGGGATTGTCAACGAGTTTGGTCCAGAGGATCCCAGAACTGCGGCTTGTATTCTGGGGCTGCCTCTGTCCAGCTCAGCCAACAAGAAGAGTGATGGTCAGGTGAGCAAGAAGACACTGCTGAAGTGGGTGTTTGGGGTTTTGGGGGCTATTATTGGGATTTTGCTTGCTGTTGGGGTTATTGTCATGTATAGAAGGCATGACAGGAAAGGGAAGCAAAATGCTAGGCATGAAGAGTATGTGAGTGGCTTTAGAGCTAGTTTGTTGCCTAATTCTGGTGCTAAGTGGTTTGGGATTGCAGAGCTTGAGAAGGCCACTGATGGGTTTGCTCAGAAGAATATGATAGGCCAAGGAGGGTATGGGGTTGTGTACAGGGGGTCACTTGCTGATGGGACTCTTGTGGCTGTGAAGCAGATTCTTGATATGGAGGCTTTGGATTCGAAAGGCGATGAGGAGTTTTCGAATGAGGTTGAGATTATAGGGAAGATTCGGCATAGGAATTTGCTGTCGCTTAGAGGGTGTTGTGTTACTAGTGATGATTTTAGAGGGAAGAGGAGGTTCTTGGTTTATGATCTTATGTCAAATGGGAATTTGAGTGACTATTTGAGTAATAGTAAGAGGAGACTGAGTTGGCCTCAGAGGAAGAGTATCATACTTGATGTTGCAAAAGGCCTTGCTTATTTGCACAATGGGATCAAGCCTCCTATATATCACAGGGACATTAAGGGGACTAATATACTCTTGGACTCGGAAATGAAGGCTAAAGTTGCTGACTTTGGTTTAGCCAAGCAAAGTTCAGCAGGGCAAACTCACTTGACTACTAGAGTTGCAGGTACATATGGTTATTTGGCGCCAGAGTATGCTCTCTATGGACAGCTTACGGAGAAGAGTGATGTTTACAGCTTTGGTATTGTGATTCTTGAGATCATGAGTGGGAAGAAAGTGCTGGACACATCGAATTCCAGCACGAATATGAATTCGGTTGTTTTGATCACAGATTGGGCGTGGATGCATGCGAAAGCGGGGAGTGTGGAGGAGGTGTTTGATGAGACATTGAGGGAGGAAGGGCCAAAGAGTGTCATGGAGAGGTTTGTGAATGTTGGGATTCTCTGTGCTCATGTTATGGTGGCTTTTAGGCCTACCATTTCAGAAGCATTGAGGATGTTGGAGGGTGACATTGATATTCCTAAGTTACCAGATAGGCCAATGCCACTTGGGAATGAGTCTTATAGATCTTCTTTCGGGTTTTCTAGCATTTTGGAAAGTGAAAGATCAAGACCCAGCTTTAGTTCCAGCATTATTACTTCAAGTCCCCAACATAGATTGAAATAG